From the Chelonoidis abingdonii isolate Lonesome George chromosome 4, CheloAbing_2.0, whole genome shotgun sequence genome, the window TCAGTGTagagggatccaggtgtggggcaagAGGATtttgtgtgggacaatctgggtgcaagCAGCTCAGTGTGGGGGGTCCCTGGCTCAACAGAGGCTCATGGGGGGGGGgtttccaggtgcaggggcaatgggacccTGCAGGGGTTTCCAGATGAAGGTGAGTGGGGCTCAGCAGATGGGTATGGAGGTCTTAGCCTGGGGGTTTGGGTGCTCAGGGaatggggcttggtggggtggggttctgggtgcagccAGTTAGGGGTCAGTGGCATGGGAGTCTGGATGTGGTAGATCATGGTgatgcagagggtggggggtttgAATgtagggagctcagtggggggtgtTCTGGGATGTGGGGATAGGGGTCTGGAAGCAggaggtctgggtgcaggggggttcCAGATGCTAGGGATGAGGATCAGTGCGGTGGAGTTTGGGTATGGAGGATTATTGGGGTTCTGGATGTGCCAGGTGAGACTTGGCAGCGGTGTCAGGGTATGGGAGGTCctgatgcatgggggttgggtgtATGGGGGAgtagctccctgtacagtgacccctccccccacagctgaggaggAAGTAGGGGAGGATGGTGAGCTTCCTGGCTgcggggaggtttctgggggtgggtctgacacaggcCCAgacactccttgcaggggaagaggaagtcccatcctctcctgcctccagcccagcggGGTCCAGCCCTGTGGTAATTTACCTCTTTGCTGGCTGCTCCGGatgcctgaaatgatgtacctgcTCTGCTAGGGAGTtatgcatgactgctcttgcagcttccctgccagaaagtcatttttctgcagggaaagaaagaaatttgCAGGGGACATGACTTCTGCACACGTGCAGTGGCAcaaaattcccccagaagtaggTGGAGAAGAGGATGCTAGCATTAACTGGGCTGGTTCTATAGGTAAATAGGAAGTTTCACTCTACAAGactaaaaatctgtttttccaaTCTACTATATTCCTTCATAACTAATGAGGACAAGACCAGGGACAAGGCAAATTCCACCTGCACAATGCTTAACTGCCTTTCAGATGTCTAGAAGTTTCAAACTAAGTACCTTTTGAAGGTGAAATCTAAATGTTGGAAATGATACTTTCAAATGCATTGCTCTAATCTTTCAAACAGAattctaacaaaaaaaaacacgACAGTGTGACAGGTAACAAATCAAATGCAATACCTGGATGTTCATCTGAGCTACAGCTGGCTAAGTTTTATATTCTGTTCAGAGGGTGAGCTCTACAGAGGAACTGAAGATCTAGCAGTCACATATCTGCTACAGAGCTCCATTGACACCATCTTTAAAGAACCGGAGGGAAGACTGGCATATATACTGGAAAGTCTAAGTTACCGGAAGTACAAACATGTTTGTAACTTTGCAAGAATCAAAGATTGTAAGATCTTCCTTAGTTTATAAGGTTTGTACATTcagtacaaacccagaacaaaaacaaCTCTCAAAAGGGTCTTGGGCCATGACTGGGAACCCTAGGAGCTACAGAATGTCTTGCTATAGAAGAGGTGTAATTCagaaagtcaaaatggctgagaaattAAAAACTGGATGGCAATAATCCCACTGATTATTCAaatctggtgatattctgaacataAGCCCTCAACCACACTTCCAGGTGCTTCAGCTGCTTTACACTGACAAAGTAAAattttaggcttcagagtgaaATTCTTGGAACTTTATTATATAGACAAGAAATTAAATAATCAGTAAAGAACAACTTATTTTGGATGAATTGAGTATTttgtgggaggcactgggaacaGTCACCTTCAAGAGAAAGCTGGAACTTATAGGTACCTTCCTTCACTTTCAAAGCATTTGACAGAAGCCGCTTTGAAAATGAGTGAGCATTGAACTATTCCTCCAGATTATGCTACTGTAGTTTTGgctattttgtaataaaaattgtgTACAAGAGCTTAAGTCTCCCATTTTATAGtttactatatattttttaaaattcctataCTTAAAGAAAATACAGCATATGATCTCAAAATACTTGCAGAAACAAGTTTAGTCATTACATCATGTGCTTTATCCATACTGAAACAGACATTTGCATTCTACCTTTAAGTGTATGTGTGACAGTTCCTTCGGACTGCTTCAAAGAGGTATGTGTGAACATATCAGGACACTCCAAAGAGGAATTACACCTAAACAATAAGTTCTGTCATTTACAGATCATTGTCCAATTTTAATCATCATTTGTTGCCAACTAAAATATCCCTTCTAGAACAGGGAGATCTCCAACCATAAAGTCTCTAGTTAGACTAAGGTACAAGTATACTGCCACTCTCACACAGGACTGGTAAAAAACCGAACTTTCCACTGGTCATCTTTTCTTCGGCACAAATAAGATGTTTTATGGTGGAACTAAGCTTCTGAAGCTAGAATCTGATTCATTAGTGATCTCAGAGTTGTCATAACGGATTCCTTTTTGCAGTTCTCTCCACCTCAGTATCTGCTCTGCCAGCTCTTCAGTCTCTGTCACAAGCAAGTTAATTTTTGCCAGAGCATTGTCCTGGAATACAAGATGGGAGTTTCAGAAGTTGAGATATTAAAAGGTAGGTTAAGTAATTAAACAATGTTGCATTTTGAGGAGAAGAGCATAACAAAGGATAGGAAAGGGAACCACTTTCACTACTCACCATGTTTTTCATGGTCAGGGGTATCTGAGGGATGCTCTTTATGGTCTGCAAGTGGCTTTCCAGTTTCTCAATGAAGGCCACTGCCAATGTCAATAACTCTGCTACATACCTTTAATTTGGGAAGAAATCCAGAAACAGGCTGTTCAAAATGATGCACAATTTAATCTTAAGCCTCTCATTCCTGTCTTTGATTTTTTCCTCCAAACCCCTTCCACAATAATTGTGGGAATTCCTGACCGCCTGCCTGGAGAGGAAATCTCAGCAGAAACAATACAACTGAATGAGAGCACAGGCTGCAggagcatcatcatcatcatcatcgcttGTCAGCAAATGCTCTCTTTGATGGCACTCAGTAAACTAAATACATGTCAGTGAAAGACATGGCTAGTTACGAAGAATATGTACCATATATCTATGGGCTTATTCATGTGTGGATGGTGAACAAGCTGCACAGAAGAAAGGAGACTTGGTATTACACCAAACTGTTATTTGGTTTTGGAGAAGTGGTCTGAGCATAAGTTAAGTGTTATATAAACCCAGAATTTAACACACATCTGTTTGAAAGGTACAAGAAAAGCTGTTATGTGATCTGCTGAAGGAAAGTCAGAACACATGCACCAAGGTTCAGTGTATAAGACTGTCATGGGACATGGCCACCCCACAGTACCCCTGCTGGTCAAGCAAGACAGTGAGGGTCTTTCTCCCCACTCCACACACTGCTCTGTGCTGGATATGTGGCTTAGAGCTCCAGTCAAGTCACGAACAACTTTAACCCCTTTCAAAATAGGGAAAGTCCAAGTGAGAAGTCCCAACAAACAAGAAGGTTCTTCTGCTCTTTGGGGTCTTCTCTTCAGTCCTCCCTGTGGGCCATGTTCCCAACCCATCTGGGCTGTCTTTCTGGCTCTGGATTATGCAGTTAAATTGAGGTCTTATTCCACTGGATTTTGGAACAACCAACTTCCCAAACTCACAACTTTAAGGGGTCCATACATGATTTTTATGAAAGTTTGAATGGTTTCATCGAACAGATTAAATTTTCATAAATGggtctttttaaaatacttgctAGAAAACTGGTTTAGAATTTTGTGGCCTCTCTAGAATAATGTACTTGAAATTAATAAGTTTTCACCATATAGCTCATTACTGACAATGTCTCCAATAAGGAggtccaaaacaaaaaacactggaaaaattgctgcatgcagtggtgagctggagccagttcgcaCGAACCagctgttaaatttagaagcagtTTTAGAACTGCTTCTTAACTGGCTTCCCTGCGAGGGAAGCTTTGATGGGCTCAGGTTGGGAAGCAagtaattcctcctcctcctggccacCGAGGGAGTGCTGCGCTGCGTTGTGGGAGTCatgtgggctgcctcctggccctgTTGCCGCTGCTCCTCAGACCTGTGggctggggttcctgctgctgcctggtgggtccccagctgctctgctgggcctgggctgcatCCTGCTGCTCGAGCTGCTGTCCCGGTGTGAgtacccaccccctgcccacagccagctcctgccacaccacactgcccccagccagcccctgcctgcggcccctgcccgcagccagccccagctgcactATGCTGCCCGGAGCCAGCCTGTGTCGcgccccctgcctccagctagtcctgccccatgcccctgtctgcagccagccccaggtccactggtgccctgcagttcccagggcagtaaccctgcacacctgcttcaatgaaggggcagggagcagctgggacccacacatgtgcacaccctagggtgaccagacagcaaatgtgaaaaattgggatgggagtggggggtaataggagcctatataagaaaaagacccctccaaaaaaatcgagattgtccctataaaaaccaggacatctgatcaccctagcacacccccaagGAGTGGTGgtgacccacacatgtgaaacagagctcatttctagttcaggccgatctttttaaaaaagaactttaggtagggttaacacacatctgtattttcctagaggtgtcaggctttttggttcttaaatcgctgtctgggtggaatttttaaaattaaaaaattcctcCCGGGAAAATATAGATATATGGTAACCCTAATGGTACAAAAAATAcgtactgtggcacatcccttaaatcagaactttttacagggaactggttgttaagattttagcagctcatcactggctgcatgtgtgtatataaaacaGTTTCTGTGGACTGGACTGAGACATTACACCTCagatattctttatggaaataagcTTATGGTAGGGATATGGCATAAGatacattttatgcaagataggtctaGTAAGGTGGTATtaaaaaggttataatttacttaatcataggactggaagggaccttgagaggtcatctagtccagtcccctgcactcaggcaggactaagtattatctagaccgtccctgacagctatttgtccaacctgctcttaaaaatcactAATGGTGGAgactccaccacatccctaggcaatttatttccagTCCTTAACCACTctaacagttaggaactttttcctaatgtccaacctaaacctcccttgctgcaatctgagctcattgcttcttgtcctatcctcaggggttaagaagaagaattttcctccctccttgtaacaaccttttatgtatttgaaaacttatgtccccactcagtcttctcttctccagactaaacaaacctaattttttcaatcttccctcacaggtcatgttatcaagacctttgaaaatttttgttgctcttctttccccaatttgtccacatctttcctgaaatgtggcgctcAGAACTAGAcacactccagttgaggcctaatcagcttgGAGTAgactggaagaattacttctcatgtcctGCTTACAATACTCCTCCTAACAcgtcccagaataatgtttgctgtttttgcaacagcattacactgttaactcatatttagcttgtgatccactataaccctcccatccctttctgcagtactccttcctaggcagtcatttcccattttgtatgcgtgcaactgattgttccttcgtaagtggagtactttgcatctgtcataggcgctgacttcccctctgtcccgtgggtgctcaacacccccTACCCTCAGCTCAcccttggccctgcccctgccccactctcacTCCACCCtaattccatccccttcccccaagtccctgcccttgCCACACTTCTAtatcacctcctccccaagcacgccacatccccactcctctctctcgctcctggaaagtcctaagtgctgccaaacagctgttaggtggcagaCACTaagcactgggagggggaggagtggggacgcagtatgctcaggggaggaggaggtggggatggggggagcttggctgccggtggatgcagagcacccactaatttttccccagaggtgctccagccccacagcacccacggagtcggcgcctatggcatttgtccttattgaatttcattctatttacttcagactatttccccagatcattttgaattttaatcctatcctccaaagcactagcaacccctcccagcttgatatcatccgcaaactttataagtgtactctctatccCATTATCtacatcactgatgaagatattgaacagaactggacccagaatagatccctgcaggaccccacttgttatgcccttccagcatgactgtgaaccactgattactctctgggaaccaTTTTCCAAAGTTATGCACCTGGTGATTATCCAGTCAGTATGCAGGTATCaattctgtatctaaagttacaaatattgactatgtaacaattacaactgggtgTGTACTTGGGAAACACCCCCCAGacgatgggccattaggaagaaacaataagacttggaagatactaatctctctccttcctgagaggcgttgttgtgacactactaggtcatgtcacctggtactaaacaccatcttggacttctagtaaatttccactaaaaggagggggaggtcaagactgagaaacaaaagattcctgtcttatgtaaatcttatttaaggctggAGAGTGAGTTAATCTTGGTtcactcttctctgaatccccacccaggatgactgctggaaacacctaAGGAACAAGGACaaagggaaagggggaggagtactgaacccaggctggaaaagggaTCTGGTCTGTGAATAAGACACCTGaagatttaagctgcaagcagggtAGCTAACCTTCAAGAATTTCTGCCCAAAATAAAAACTTAGGGTGAGAGATTACTTATTGAAACCAGTCTAGTATCTTAAACTtagtatgtgtgttttgttttatctgctttgttctgtttgctatcctttataatcacttaaaatttcccttttatagataataaacttatttcttgtttacaacataatccagtttgtgcaattcatatccggggaaggtggggaaaaggaaagaagctgtgcatctctttctATATATTGATGGAGGTGGTGAATTTTTACAAGCTTGAGCTGTGTAGACTTTTCTATACCGTGCAAGACATTCTTATTTTGGGTTTACTCCCCAAAGGGGGTGTGCATTTGATTGCTGGGCAATTTCCTAGCTGAATCTTCACAAAGAGAGCTGCTTGCAGactgtgtgattctacagctaggatgtgtgtgtttgtgtctgtgctCTGCCAGAGaccagagagcctaattcagcaaaacagggagagggagctcAGGCTACTGAAGCAGTACATCAAGTGGCATCCCAGACAGGGGAATGGGGGGGTGCAACCCATCACATGGACTAGCAGCATGAGTTTACTTTAGCAACTTTTTGATACAAAAGTTGTGCTTCCCCTACCAGGAGTGATTGTCACGCAAAAGTAGCTTATTTGGGCATGAATACAAGTGCAGGCTACATGCTAAGAGTTATTTTCTAAGAACTCACCTATGGAATATGGCTTCAATAGGAAAATTCTCTTGACACAAGGGTTTCATTAACCTCTGCCGGAGAGTCCTTTTCTCTTTCAGCACTGCTTCCAAGTGCTTATTCATAACTTGCAGAGCGTGGCATTTCTGAGCTACACAACAGAGGTAAATGTCAGAGGGATGCTGACTGGAAATTGTTTGACCAATGGAGCAAGAGCAGAAACTCATTCTGCATTGCAGTTGACTCAAGTTTTCTAGCAGTTTTTCACCGTGCAAGtgatgggctcaggctctgggaggatAGCAGTAACCAGACTAGTCCCTGTTGAATGACTTAGGAAGTAGTACTAGGATATGCTCTAAAGAGGCTCAGCACACGTAGTCCTTAAAAAGGTATCACTTTACTAACAAGCATGGTCCTAAGGGATCTGGTAGCTCCATCTAAAAATCCCTATATGACTTATACCTACACCCTACAGTATTTTAGTAATAAGAATTTCCTTCAGGGTTGTGTCGTGGTGGACAAGAAAAGACCCTTAGAGACAAAGCAAAGAGGTGGAGAAATACTGAGGGAATTAATCCATTCCCCCCCAACCTACCAAAATAAAATCCCAGAAGTCCTTCTGAGTGATATTACATATGAAAAAAGTACATACATCTGTTGACTTATTGGGAAGGCAACAGATTTATATGCAGCACTGCTGGGGCACAATGGCTTATGAATGCTCCCAGAACTTCTGCCCCCTATGGTCCAAGATATTAAGTGGAATACCACTAAGAACATACACATGGTCACTAGTGACATGGAGGGTTCTAGCTGCATTGCTGTGCTAGCACTCTTTATTGGCTGATCATCCATCATAGCCTCAGAGGCCACTACACACCAGTGGATGACAAGTGCAATGGCGCTGATGAGAAGCAGGGAACTCAATAGAGGTGAAACACATTTGATGACGTCCAGGTCAAAGAGTCTAAAACTAATAATTGTTCCCCTGAACAAAACCACTTACTCAGGAAGTATGGGTGAGCAATATCTGCAGTTTCCTTTTCCAGTCCCAT encodes:
- the HAUS2 gene encoding HAUS augmin-like complex subunit 2, with the protein product MACLNPWDPAQPTAAELVLSKCLAAGVVTQEMLDLSAKQAPCFVHLTEVEKIADIRAEINQKSLEAEIMGLEKETADIAHPYFLTQKCHALQVMNKHLEAVLKEKRTLRQRLMKPLCQENFPIEAIFHRYVAELLTLAVAFIEKLESHLQTIKSIPQIPLTMKNMDNALAKINLLVTETEELAEQILRWRELQKGIRYDNSEITNESDSSFRSLVPP